A single region of the Nocardioides aurantiacus genome encodes:
- a CDS encoding TetR family transcriptional regulator, with protein MRPFVAPVSHRERLLGAAAQFTAERGWSALTMAKLAELVGVSRQTVYNEIGGKPQLAEAMILRELETFLARVDAAFSDNPADLVRAIEAAAVNVLELARTDPLLHMVVRSSQGAESDLLPLLTTHSEALLDAAGAVIGEHVRRYDVPLDRERMQVMVDMVIRLVLSHVMQPAGEPRETAATIAWIAERVLAA; from the coding sequence ATGCGCCCCTTCGTCGCCCCCGTCTCCCACCGGGAGCGGCTGCTCGGGGCGGCGGCGCAGTTCACCGCCGAGCGCGGCTGGAGCGCGCTGACGATGGCCAAGCTGGCCGAGCTCGTCGGGGTGAGCCGGCAGACGGTCTACAACGAGATCGGCGGCAAGCCGCAGCTCGCCGAGGCGATGATCCTGCGCGAGCTGGAGACCTTCCTGGCGCGCGTGGACGCGGCGTTCTCCGACAACCCGGCCGACCTGGTCCGTGCGATCGAGGCGGCGGCGGTCAACGTGCTGGAGCTGGCGCGCACCGACCCGCTGCTCCACATGGTGGTGCGCAGCAGCCAGGGCGCGGAGTCCGACCTGCTGCCGCTGCTCACCACGCACTCCGAGGCGCTGCTCGACGCCGCCGGTGCCGTCATCGGTGAGCACGTACGCCGCTACGACGTCCCGCTCGACCGCGAGCGGATGCAGGTCATGGTCGACATGGTGATCCGACTCGTGCTCAGCCACGTGATGCAACCCGCCGGCGAGCCCCGCGAGACCGCGGCCACGATCGCCTGGATCGCCGAGCGCGTCCTCGCCGCGTGA
- a CDS encoding M15 family metallopeptidase, which translates to MCEEHESGAGVGRRPLLAMLGLGAVTTACGSSAGDDQRRASAPTTAGTTPGGKGGSSEGAAPAADPDMAVDPPGELEGALRSSDFLVYGKGPLEKGAVEKMLDISGVQQVEPIALASFYVDDAQVTYAAVDPGTFRRFTMAGTAQTQAVWDRVAGGEIAVEPKMGRKLQSKDGFIEIGNESDSQRIHIGAYAGLLPETVARRIDAVVNLKWGEELGMKLGNAALVGLGSTSPQKVRKKLQAAAGDGASILILGPDLDINAKQTVVLSGGSAAQAIGSFSYRANSDGTVAPDPRWVAANIRTETMPIIGRVTGHRVMLPQLKGALEEIVTQGLSSKIYTYDGCYVPRFIGRDPSRGLSFHTYGTAIDLNAADNYRGIAGAMDRQVVTIFKRWGFAWGGDWNYTDPMHFELSKIKEN; encoded by the coding sequence ATGTGCGAGGAGCACGAGAGCGGAGCCGGTGTCGGACGCCGTCCGCTGCTCGCCATGCTCGGCCTGGGCGCGGTCACCACGGCGTGCGGGAGCTCGGCCGGCGACGACCAGCGCCGCGCCTCGGCCCCGACCACGGCCGGCACCACGCCCGGCGGCAAGGGCGGGAGCTCCGAGGGCGCTGCCCCGGCGGCCGATCCCGACATGGCGGTCGACCCGCCCGGTGAGCTGGAGGGCGCACTGCGCTCCTCGGACTTCCTCGTCTACGGCAAGGGGCCCCTGGAGAAGGGGGCGGTGGAGAAGATGCTCGACATCTCGGGCGTCCAGCAGGTCGAGCCGATCGCGCTGGCGTCGTTCTACGTCGACGACGCCCAGGTGACCTACGCCGCCGTCGACCCGGGCACCTTCCGCCGGTTCACGATGGCCGGCACCGCGCAGACGCAGGCGGTGTGGGACCGGGTGGCCGGGGGCGAGATCGCGGTGGAGCCCAAGATGGGTCGCAAGCTGCAGAGCAAGGACGGCTTCATCGAGATCGGCAACGAGTCGGACTCGCAGCGCATCCACATCGGTGCCTACGCCGGACTGCTGCCCGAGACCGTCGCCCGCCGCATCGACGCCGTCGTCAACCTCAAGTGGGGCGAGGAGCTCGGCATGAAGCTCGGCAACGCCGCGCTCGTCGGCCTCGGCTCCACCTCGCCCCAGAAGGTCCGCAAGAAGCTGCAGGCCGCCGCCGGCGACGGGGCCAGCATCCTGATCCTCGGCCCCGACCTCGACATCAACGCCAAGCAGACGGTGGTGCTCTCCGGTGGCTCGGCGGCGCAGGCGATCGGCTCGTTCTCCTACCGCGCCAACTCCGACGGCACGGTGGCGCCCGACCCCCGCTGGGTGGCGGCCAACATCCGCACCGAGACCATGCCGATCATCGGTCGCGTCACCGGCCACCGCGTGATGCTGCCGCAGCTCAAGGGCGCCCTCGAGGAGATCGTCACCCAGGGCCTGTCGAGCAAGATCTACACCTACGACGGCTGCTACGTGCCGCGGTTCATCGGCCGCGACCCGTCGCGGGGGCTCAGCTTCCACACCTACGGCACCGCCATCGACCTCAACGCGGCCGACAACTACCGCGGCATCGCGGGGGCGATGGACCGCCAGGTGGTCACAATCTTCAAGCGCTGGGGCTTCGCCTGGGGCGGCGACTGGAACTACACCGACCCGATGCACTTCGAGCTCTCCAAGATCAAGGAGAACTGA
- a CDS encoding NADPH:quinone oxidoreductase family protein: MRAVRVTSLDGPDAITVEEVDEPQADGPFGPQVLVETHAVGISFPDLLLSKGEYQLKPDLPFTLGVDFAGVVRSAPEGSGLAAGDRVAAVLGQGGAAEVVACGAESVFPLPDSLSFEQGAALPMNYLTAHFALAVRGDLREGQTVLVHGAAGGVGTATIQVAKGYAARTIAVVSTEEKAEVARRAGADEVVLVDGFRDAVKELTEGRGVDVVMDVVGGDLMTDSLRSLAPEGRLLVVGFTGGTIPQVKVNRLLLNNVDVRGVGWGAYAMARPGYMRWQWDELLPMMESGVIDPPIGATYDVTEFGRALTDLAERRTLGKSVVTF; this comes from the coding sequence ATGCGCGCAGTGAGAGTCACCAGCCTCGACGGACCCGACGCCATCACCGTGGAGGAGGTCGACGAGCCGCAGGCCGACGGGCCCTTCGGACCCCAGGTGCTCGTCGAGACCCACGCGGTGGGGATCTCCTTCCCCGACCTGCTGCTGAGCAAGGGCGAGTACCAGCTCAAGCCCGACCTCCCCTTCACCCTCGGCGTCGACTTCGCCGGCGTGGTGCGCTCGGCCCCCGAGGGCTCCGGCCTCGCGGCCGGTGACCGCGTCGCGGCGGTGCTGGGCCAGGGAGGTGCCGCCGAGGTCGTCGCCTGCGGCGCCGAGAGCGTCTTCCCGCTGCCCGACTCCCTGAGCTTCGAGCAGGGCGCGGCGCTGCCGATGAACTACCTCACCGCCCACTTCGCGCTCGCCGTGCGCGGCGACCTCCGCGAGGGCCAGACCGTGCTCGTGCACGGCGCCGCCGGCGGCGTCGGCACCGCCACCATCCAGGTCGCCAAGGGGTACGCCGCCCGCACCATCGCCGTGGTCAGCACCGAGGAGAAGGCCGAGGTCGCCCGTCGCGCCGGCGCCGACGAGGTGGTGCTCGTCGACGGCTTCCGGGACGCGGTCAAGGAGCTGACCGAGGGGCGCGGCGTCGACGTGGTCATGGACGTCGTCGGCGGCGACCTGATGACCGACTCCCTGCGCTCGCTCGCCCCCGAGGGCCGGCTGCTGGTGGTCGGGTTCACCGGCGGCACCATCCCGCAGGTCAAGGTCAACCGGCTGCTGCTGAACAACGTCGACGTCCGGGGCGTCGGCTGGGGCGCCTACGCCATGGCGCGACCCGGCTACATGCGCTGGCAGTGGGACGAGCTGCTGCCGATGATGGAGTCCGGCGTCATCGACCCGCCGATCGGGGCGACGTACGACGTGACCGAGTTCGGCCGCGCGCTCACCGACCTCGCCGAGCGCCGCACGCTCGGGAAGTCGGTCGTCACCTTCTAG
- the eat gene encoding ethanolamine permease, whose protein sequence is MASTYDERGVDDSYLEHRKLKRGAAGWVLLAGLGVSYVISGDFAGWNFGLDEGGWGGLLIATLLMGLMYTCMVFGLAEMSSALPVAGAGYGFARRAMGPLGGFATGMAVLIEYAVAPAAIAVFIGGYVEALGLFGLTSGWLVFAIAYLVFIGIHLYGVGEALKLMFAITAIAVVALVAALVGLLPSFSTSNMLDIAPTGAAGASDFLPMGFAGVVAALVYGIWFFLAVEGVPLAAEETDNPARDMPRGIIAAMLTLLLFAALILFILPGSAGSETIRASDNPLPEAIRAVRGEDSLLADFVNWAGLAGLVASFFSIIYAYSRQLFALSRAGYLPRVMSLTSSRKTPWVALLVPGTIGFVLAGVLEANMGADAGALLINIAVFGATVSYVLLNLSHILLRRREPDLERPYRTPGGVVTTGVALVLSVVAVVATFFVDERAAGITAGVFVLALAYFWFYSRHHLVASAPEEEFAAIESGESDLH, encoded by the coding sequence ATGGCGTCCACGTACGACGAGCGCGGGGTCGACGACAGCTACCTCGAGCACCGCAAGCTCAAGCGGGGCGCCGCGGGGTGGGTGCTGCTGGCGGGCCTCGGGGTCAGCTACGTCATCTCCGGCGACTTCGCGGGCTGGAACTTCGGGCTCGACGAGGGCGGCTGGGGCGGTCTGCTGATCGCCACGCTGCTGATGGGCCTGATGTACACCTGCATGGTCTTCGGCCTGGCCGAGATGTCCTCGGCGCTGCCCGTCGCCGGCGCGGGCTACGGCTTCGCGCGGCGGGCGATGGGTCCGCTCGGCGGCTTCGCGACCGGCATGGCCGTCCTCATCGAGTACGCCGTGGCTCCCGCAGCCATCGCGGTCTTCATCGGGGGCTACGTCGAGGCGCTCGGCCTGTTCGGCCTGACCAGCGGCTGGCTGGTGTTCGCGATCGCCTACCTGGTCTTCATCGGCATCCACCTCTACGGCGTCGGCGAGGCGCTGAAGCTGATGTTCGCCATCACCGCGATCGCCGTCGTGGCGCTGGTCGCGGCGCTGGTCGGGCTGCTGCCGTCGTTCTCGACCTCCAACATGCTCGACATCGCCCCCACGGGCGCGGCCGGGGCCAGCGACTTCCTGCCGATGGGCTTCGCGGGCGTGGTCGCCGCGCTGGTCTACGGCATCTGGTTCTTCCTCGCCGTCGAGGGGGTGCCGCTGGCGGCCGAGGAGACCGACAACCCGGCGCGCGACATGCCCCGCGGCATCATCGCGGCGATGCTGACGCTGCTGCTCTTCGCGGCGCTGATCCTGTTCATCCTCCCGGGCTCGGCGGGCTCGGAGACGATCCGCGCGAGCGACAACCCGCTGCCGGAGGCGATCCGCGCGGTGCGCGGGGAGGACTCGCTGCTCGCCGACTTCGTCAACTGGGCCGGTCTCGCGGGCCTGGTCGCCAGCTTCTTCTCGATCATCTACGCCTACTCCCGCCAGCTGTTCGCGCTCTCCCGGGCGGGCTACCTGCCGCGCGTGATGTCGCTGACCTCGTCGCGCAAGACCCCCTGGGTCGCGCTGCTGGTGCCGGGCACCATCGGCTTCGTGCTGGCCGGCGTCCTCGAGGCCAACATGGGCGCCGACGCCGGCGCCCTGCTGATCAACATCGCCGTCTTCGGCGCCACGGTCTCCTACGTGCTGCTCAACCTCAGCCACATCCTGCTGCGCCGGCGCGAGCCCGACCTCGAGCGGCCCTACCGGACGCCGGGCGGGGTCGTGACGACCGGTGTGGCCCTGGTGCTGAGCGTGGTCGCCGTGGTCGCGACCTTCTTCGTCGACGAGCGCGCCGCCGGCATCACCGCCGGGGTGTTCGTGCTGGCGCTGGCGTACTTCTGGTTCTACAGCCGGCACCACCTGGTCGCCTCCGCGCCCGAGGAGGAGTTCGCCGCGATCGAGAGCGGCGAGTCCGACCTGCACTGA